The genomic DNA GCCAGGCTCGGACACAGCATCCCGCCGCCCGCCGGAGCCCGCCCCGAAGGGTTGGGGATTGCTATCTTCGTGCAAGACGCAAAGACGGGAACCGTCTTACAAGCAGCCGCCGCCGAAGGCTGCTTCTCGCGCTAGCCCAAGGAGGCGTGACATGACAAACGCTTAGCAGGACTAGGACTATCCCCCCACCCCTTCGCTATGGAACAATAGCCAAGATAATAAGAAGGGAGGAGGTGCATGGCGTCAATCATCAAGAACCCGAAGGATTTCTATTCGGGTCTTCTGTTCATGGCCTTTGGCCTGGCGGCCGTTGTCATCGGGCGAAACTATCCCATGGGCAGCGCCGTGCGCATGGGGCCGGGCTACTTTCCCACCATTCTGGGTTGGATTCTCATCGTCATGGGTGGCATCATGGCGATTCGCGGCGTGATCACGCGTGGCGAGCCGCTTGGGGGCGTGGCTGTCAAGGCCATGGTGCTGGTCCTCGGAGCAGTGTCTTTCTTCGCCGGAGCGGTCGATGCATGGGGACTAGTAGTTTCGGTCTCGGCCGTGGTGCTGATTAGTTCCCTGGGCAACCGCGGATTCAAGCCCGTGGAGCTGGCCGGGCTGCTTCTAGCCATGCTCGCGTTGTCCGTGGGGCTATTTGGCTACGGACTGCACCTACCCTTCAAAATCTGGCCGATTTGAGATCATGGAACTATTCGCCAATCTGGCCATGGGGTTCGATGTTGCCCTCTCGCCTATCAATCTTTTGTATTGTTTCGTGGGCGTGGCCTTGGGCACCTTGGTGGGTGTACTACCTGGCATTGGCCCGGTGGCCACCATCGCCATGTTGCTACCGGCCACCTATACGCTACCCCCTGTGTCGGCGCTGATCATGCTGGCCGGCATTTACTACGGAGCGCAATATGGCGGCTCCACGACCGCGATCTTGGTGAATCTTCCCGGCGAAGCGTCCTCGGTGGTGACCGCACTGGACGGCTACCAGATGGCCCGCCAAGGCCGGGCCGGGCCGGCGCTCGCTGTAGCAGCCATAGGCAGCTTTTTCGCCGGCTGTGTCGCGACCCTAATACTGGCGATGTTCGCCCCGCCTCTTGCTGAAGTCGCTTTCAAGTTTGGCCCCGCCGAGTATTTCTCGTTGATGGTTCTGGGATTGATGGCCGCGGTGATCCTGGCAAGCGGCTCCTTGCTCAAGGCCTTGGCCATGATCATTCTCGGGCTGATGCTGGGGCTGGTCGGCGCGGACGTCAACACCGGGGACATGCGCTACACGTTCGACGTGCCAAATCTCACGGACGGCATAGGATTCGTCGTCGTGGCCATGGGGATTTTCGGATTCGGCGAAATCATCGCCAACCTGGAACGGGGCGCCCAGCGCGAAGTGTTCGTAACGCAAATTCGCGGCATGATGCCCTCCAAGGACGACATATCGCGCTCCTGGAAAGCGATATTGCGCGGAACCGGCTTGGGATCGTTGCTCGGCATCCTCCCAGGTGGCGGTGCGGTGCTCGGTTCCTTCGCGGCCTACACGCTGGAAAAAAAGCTCGCGGATGACCCCTCCCGCTTCGGCAAGGGCGCCATCGAAGGCGTGGCCGCCCCCGAATCCGCCAACAACGCCGGCGCGCAGACTTCGTTCATTCCTCTCCTTACGCTGGGCATTCCCTCCAACGCCGTCATGGCATTGATGATGGGCGCAATGACCATTCATGGCATCACGCCTGGCCCCCAGGTGATGACCGAACGTCCCGAATTATTCTGGGGCACCATCGCCAGCATGTGGATCGGTAATTTCGTGTTGGTGATATTGAACCTGCCCTTGATCGGCATGTGGGTGAAACTACTTTCCGTTCCATACCGTTTGCTGTTTCCCGCCATCTTGGTGTTGTGCTGCATCGGAATCTATAGCCTGCAAAACAGCGCCTTCGATGTGGGGCTCGCGGTGTTGTTCGGATTTCTGGGTTACATCTTCATCAAGTTGAGCTGCGAGCCAGCGCCGCTGTTGCTCGGATTCGTGCTAGGCCCAATGATGGAGGAAAACCTCCGCCGCGCCATGCTGATTTCTCGCGGTGACCCCACCGTATTCGTTACGCGCCCGCTGAGCGCGAGCTTGCTCGCCGTGGCGGCTTTACTACTGATTCTCGCAGTGACACCGGCTCTGCGCC from Betaproteobacteria bacterium includes the following:
- a CDS encoding tripartite tricarboxylate transporter permease yields the protein MELFANLAMGFDVALSPINLLYCFVGVALGTLVGVLPGIGPVATIAMLLPATYTLPPVSALIMLAGIYYGAQYGGSTTAILVNLPGEASSVVTALDGYQMARQGRAGPALAVAAIGSFFAGCVATLILAMFAPPLAEVAFKFGPAEYFSLMVLGLMAAVILASGSLLKALAMIILGLMLGLVGADVNTGDMRYTFDVPNLTDGIGFVVVAMGIFGFGEIIANLERGAQREVFVTQIRGMMPSKDDISRSWKAILRGTGLGSLLGILPGGGAVLGSFAAYTLEKKLADDPSRFGKGAIEGVAAPESANNAGAQTSFIPLLTLGIPSNAVMALMMGAMTIHGITPGPQVMTERPELFWGTIASMWIGNFVLVILNLPLIGMWVKLLSVPYRLLFPAILVLCCIGIYSLQNSAFDVGLAVLFGFLGYIFIKLSCEPAPLLLGFVLGPMMEENLRRAMLISRGDPTVFVTRPLSASLLAVAALLLILAVTPALRRKREEAFKEV
- a CDS encoding tripartite tricarboxylate transporter TctB family protein encodes the protein MASIIKNPKDFYSGLLFMAFGLAAVVIGRNYPMGSAVRMGPGYFPTILGWILIVMGGIMAIRGVITRGEPLGGVAVKAMVLVLGAVSFFAGAVDAWGLVVSVSAVVLISSLGNRGFKPVELAGLLLAMLALSVGLFGYGLHLPFKIWPI